CATGCCTGCGTGAAGAGTTTTGAGCGTATTTTCCATGATCTGGACAAGGCCGACCACCGCATCCTGGCCTGCACGCTGTGGCTGAGGGAGCAGGTCTCTCCGCCGGTGATCCTGGTGAGCAAGGACCTGAACATGCAGCTCAAGGCACGCGCCGTGGGCATCGAGTGCGAGGACTACCTGCATGACAAGGTGGAGCCGCGCGAAGTAGCCAACTTTGACATCGCCCGAGTGGAGGTGACGCCGCATGAGTTGCAGCGATTTGCCAGCAGTGGCAAGCTGACCGTAGCCGACAGCCGCCTGCCAAACATGGTGGTGAATGACTACGCGCTGCTGAGCGCCGGAGACAAGGCCACCATGCCTGCGAAGCTGAGCGCGAGCGGGGAGTTTGTGCGGCTGCACCACACGCCGGAATCCCTCAAGGTGGGCCAAGGCCGTGCGATCAAGCCGATGAACCTGGGGCAGGCCTGCTTTCTGGATGCGCTGCTGGATCCAGACATCAGCTTGGTGACATGCTACGGCCAGGCAGGCACGGGCAAGACGCTGCTGGCAGTGGCAGCAGCGCTGCAGCAGGTTTTCAACCGCACCTATCACGGACTGACGGTGAGCCGCCCGATTGTGGCCATGGGGCAGACGGTGGGCTTCCTGCCCGGCTCCTTGCAGGAAAAGATGAGGCCCTGGCTGCAGCCGGTGTATGACGCGCTGGATCTGCTGATGCGCCCGATGGAGGGAACGCAGCAGGGCCCGGCGAGGAAAAAGAACCGCTTCATGCCCGACCCACAGCAGCAGATGAGCGCGCCAGCGGCACCCTATGACCCTCTCATCCAACAGGGGGTGATCGAGGTGGAAGCGCTGTGCTACATCCGCGGACGCAGCATCCCGGATCGTTTCTTTGTGCTGGACGAGGCGCAGCAGCTGACGCCGCTGGAGGCCAAGACCATCGTGACCCGCATGTCCCGTGGCTCCAAGCTGGTGCTGGTGGGCGACCCCGCACAGATCGACAATCCGTATGTGGACAGCCGGAGCAACGGTCTCGTTTACACCCGCCAGCGCATGCGTGGCCAGCCCTTTGCAGCGCACGTGCCGCTGGTGAAAGGCGAGCGCAGCGCCCTGGCAGAGGCGGCGGCAAAGCTGCTGTAAATTCGGCAGACAAGCTCATGAGCCGGGCCGCGAACCGGTCCGGCCCGGCACCGGCCGCCTGCCTATCCATTTTTCAAAGGCGGATTGGCATGCGCTGCCGGGCCTAGGTGTCGTAAGAATGCTTTCCGCAGGAGGCACCGTTCGTGAGGAACGGTTTGAGTGACGTTTTCCTCGGAAAAGGGCCCTGAAAAAAATTCTGCGAGAAAAATTGAAACGGAAAGGACCTCTTTCCGTTTAACAGGCCACGAGCAGAACTGGAACACCAGACTGCCGCGTTTTCACAAATCATAACCAAGCCAAATCGTTCCAATGAAAGTTATCACCTCTCTCCTCGCCATCCTGGCCCTCTCCGCAGTCACCTCCTTCGCCGCAGATGGCGATGCCCCCAAGAAGCCGGAAGGTGACAAGGGCAAGCCCAAGATGACTCCAGAGCAGATGTTCACCAAGAAGGACGCCGACAAGGACGGCAAGCTCAGCAAGGAAGAATTCCTGAAGGGCGCCAAAGACGCCGCCAAGGCCGAAGCAGCCTTCACCGCGAAGGACAAGGACAAAGACGGCTCTCTTTCCAAGGAGGAATTCACCGCCGCTCCCAAGAAGAAGAAAGCAGCCTGATCCTCTCTAAGCTGATCTGATCCGAAACGCCGCACCTGCTCCGCGCTGGTGCGGCGTTTTTGCACCTGGGCTGGATGCTCAACAGGTGCGTTTGTCGATATAAAAATTCAGAGGTAATTTATCGAAACGAATCGAGCCCCTTTTCGTTTAACACGCCACGCGCCGGACTGGGACATCCAGATTTCCGCGCTTTCATATCGTAACCAAGCACCATTGATCCCATGAAAGCTATCACATCCATCCTCGCCATCCTGGCACTCTCCGCAGTCACCTCCTTCGCCGCTGATGGCGATGCCCCCAAGAAGCCGGAAGGCGACAAGGGCAAGCCCAAGATGAACCCGGAAGAACTGCTGAAGAAGTTGGACACCGACAAGGACGGCAAAGTCTCCAAAGCCGAGTGGCTGGCATCTCCGCAGGCCAAGAAGGACGAAGCCAAGGCCACCGAGCGCTTTGGCAAGTTTGACAAAAACAGCGACGGCTTCCTGACTGTGGAGGAACTGACCCCAAAGAAGAAGAAAGACGCCTGATGCGTCTGAAGCGCTGATTTTTCAGCCAAACCCAGCCGCCCCCGCGCAATGTGGGTGCGGCTTTTTTTTGCATCTGTGCTTGCCAGAATGCGGAAGAAGCCCCCTGCCCGCCAACGTACCCTTTCGCAGTCTCAGTTTCTCATGCTACGACGCCAGATCATTCACCTTCTTCTCAGTGCCACCGCGAGTCAGGCAGCGGTGGACTACACCACACAGATCAAGCCGCTGCTGCAGCAGCACTGTGTGAAATGCCATGGTGCCAACACCCAGAAGGCTGGGCTCAAGCTGGACACTGCAAATGCTGCGCGCGCTGGTGGCAAGCATGGAACGGCGCTGCCGGATCTGCTCGTGCAGGTCGTGTCCGGCACGCATGCTGAAATACCGCAGATGCCGTACAAGCGAGGTCCGCTGGACTCGGCGCAGATCGCGCTGGTGAAGCAATGGGTGGCTGAAGGGGCAAATGCACCTGCGGATGAGAAGCCCAGCGACGACAGGCACTGGGCCTTCGTAGCGCCCGTGAAGGCACCGCTGCCGCAGGGAGATGCCCAACACCCCATCGATGCCTTCATCCGCGCACGACTTGCGAAGGAAAAACTAGCCCCTTCCCCACAGGCAGCGCCAGCCACGCTCATCCGCCGACTTTACCTGGATCTCATCGGCCTGCCGCCTTCGCCTGCCGAAGTGGCTGCTTTCATTCAGACTCCAGAGGCCAAAAAAGCAGAT
The sequence above is drawn from the Prosthecobacter vanneervenii genome and encodes:
- a CDS encoding PhoH family protein, with product MDRDDHSASVISSTTVSNRISDPGPASTNSSPPPSQSAAASTASSRRRRANTATPTATKTFVLDTNVLLHDPACIHRFAEHHICIPVDVLSELDGFKNEMTERGSNAREVHRALMKIFANKGDSVTKGVPTEGGGSIRVAVYDPEEARRHACVKSFERIFHDLDKADHRILACTLWLREQVSPPVILVSKDLNMQLKARAVGIECEDYLHDKVEPREVANFDIARVEVTPHELQRFASSGKLTVADSRLPNMVVNDYALLSAGDKATMPAKLSASGEFVRLHHTPESLKVGQGRAIKPMNLGQACFLDALLDPDISLVTCYGQAGTGKTLLAVAAALQQVFNRTYHGLTVSRPIVAMGQTVGFLPGSLQEKMRPWLQPVYDALDLLMRPMEGTQQGPARKKNRFMPDPQQQMSAPAAPYDPLIQQGVIEVEALCYIRGRSIPDRFFVLDEAQQLTPLEAKTIVTRMSRGSKLVLVGDPAQIDNPYVDSRSNGLVYTRQRMRGQPFAAHVPLVKGERSALAEAAAKLL
- a CDS encoding EF-hand domain-containing protein yields the protein MKVITSLLAILALSAVTSFAADGDAPKKPEGDKGKPKMTPEQMFTKKDADKDGKLSKEEFLKGAKDAAKAEAAFTAKDKDKDGSLSKEEFTAAPKKKKAA
- a CDS encoding EF-hand domain-containing protein, giving the protein MKAITSILAILALSAVTSFAADGDAPKKPEGDKGKPKMNPEELLKKLDTDKDGKVSKAEWLASPQAKKDEAKATERFGKFDKNSDGFLTVEELTPKKKKDA